The genomic DNA TACCATCAACCTGGCCGTGGCTGACCTGTTGGTGGCGCTCTCGCTCCCTGCCCGTATTGCCCTCTACCACAGCGGTGGAGGGTGTCTGGCCTGCTCCTACTTTCACACGTTCAGCTACTTCGTCAACATGTACTGCAGCATCCTCTTCCTCACCAGTATCTGCGTGGACCGCTATATAGCCGTGGTGTGGGCCGGGGCCGGGCGCCGCTGGAGGAGCCCTGGGGTCGCTAAGGGAGTCAGTGTGGGGATCTGGCTCTTCGCCGTGGTGGTCACTTACTCCTTCCAGACCACGGCGCTGGAGATCAAGGCCACGTCATGCTGCCGCCTCACCGCCCTCTTTGCCCTGTCCTTCCTGGAGTTCCTGCTCCCCCTGGTGGTCATCGTGACATTCACACTCAGGGTGGCATGCGCCCTGACCGACCCCAGGCTGATGCCTCAGAGCCAGGGCCGGAGGGCCAGAGCAGTCAGGCTCCTGGTGGCTGTCTTGGTTGTCTTCTCCATCTGCTTCATGCCCTTCCACGCGCGCCAGGCGTTGGTGTATTTCCGGATGGGGGGTGACAGAGCACAGCAGGTGTTGGCGTACCACGCCACTGTGACCCTCAGCAGCCTCAACAGCTGCCTGGACCCAGTGGTCTATTGCTTTGTGACGGACAGCTTCCGCTCGGCCATGCGCCGGGCCTGCAGGAAGGGGccaggggcaggggcaggggcgGAGGCGGAGGCGGAGAGGACCAGTGGAGGGGACGTTGCCAGTGGACTAAGGAGTTCAAAAGGATCAGGGACAGCCATGGCTATCGCTCACAGTGTGGCCACACTGACTCTCACCCCCTGCACCCTGCATCAGAGGGAGATGTCTGCATagcgagaggagaagagtgacagagggagatgtctgcatagagagaggagaagagtgacagAGGTAGATGTCtgcatagagagaggagaagagtgacagagagagatgtctgcatagagagaggagaagagtgacagAAGAGAGATGTCTGcatagaagagaggaaagagtgacagagggagatgtctgcatagagagaggagaagagtgacagagggagatgtCTGCATAtagaagaggagaagagtgacAGAGGTAGATGTCtgcatagagagaggagaagagtgacagagagagatgtctgcatagagagaggagaagagtgacagagggagatgtttgcatatagagaggagaagagtgacagagagagatgtctgcatagagagaggagaagagtgacagagagagattgggctgcatagagagaggagaagagtgacagagggagatgtTGCATAGcgagagagaaagtgacagagggagatgtctgcatagagagaggagaagagtgacagagggaaagaggaaaatGAAGGGAATTGGAATGAGAGAGGGTGTTGCTAATATCGTGTGACTAAGGCACAGGCCATTGATAAGACTGCATTGGGACGTTATATCTCTTGAGCTTTTGAAAGCCAACAGAATATACATTCTGTACAGAATGTGCATCCTGGTGGTTTTCATTCTGAAGACTCATACAataatatgcagtgataatgaaCCTGGACAATATATGTGAATGATTTTAATCAGTAAAATGCCGTCTCACTGTAATGGAACAGTAGCAGAACTTTTTCCAGAAAAGCATAAGCTGTTTCTTTCAATTGACTGTCAATGTTATGTTTTTACATTGATATTTTTCATATCACTTGTCACACTTACAGTTTCTTATCACGTCTGTAACATCTGTAAACAGCACCATATATACATCATTTGGAAAAAAAGCAAAACTTTTATCGGATCATGATGTCACCAGTTGCACAAAGGGGGAATGGTCCTTACAAGTGCATGTCCATCACAAACTAGCTTTGTTTATTGCTCCTCCACTTGATTTAATGGACAAATTGGCTCACTTGTTTATCTCACTGCACTGACTCCAGTGGCTTTCAATTTTCTCCTTGAAAAACATCTCTCTTAAAGCTACAGTATGGGATTCGTAAAACAGCACCAACCATGTTTAGAGGCTAAACAGTTTGTTTACaagcaagcttatattttggggttTTGGTAGGGTGTTGAATTGAAGCTTGTGATTTATAGTTTATATTCTTCAATGGTTAtgtcattcatttaaaagtctaaaaatggatgtaccaatcccagactGCCCCTTTAACTGTCACTGAGTCAGAAAATGTAATGTGGTATTCTAAAGGTAAACACTTTCACGATTTGTTTGGGACATTTCTCCATTTAGAGGGAGATGCTGTAGACCAGTGATTTTCAattcctggtcctggggacacaaaggggtgcacatgtttggtttttgccttagcactacacagctgattcagatCATCAACTTATCATCAAACTTTGATGATTTGAGTCAGGTTTAAAAACAAAAGTGCActcctttgggtccccaggaccaggattgagaaccactgctgtaggccACCAGATTCACTCACTGTGTTCATTATTATTTGGCCACAAGGAGGTAGCATGAGACTTGGATGTTTTCATTTGAATGCGACTGAGAATAACCTCCGGTCACATTTCTKCATTTGGACCTTTTTAGGAAGCATTGCTGTTTTACTCCTGGAAAACATACTTCCACATACTCTATATGTCATTTTCCAAACTCCTACAATGCCTTCCTGTAAAGTTATGCCTGTTACATTCCCATCATGCTCTACTATTGGGAGCAAACAGACTTATAATCTCCTGCCGTTTCATTCAGTCTGTGTCAGCTGGTCAGGCTTGTATTTGTGACATTCTTCCACAGGATGTGAACAAGGCTCAGTCTGGGCTTTGGCGTTGTTCACACCTAGGTCCTACAGCATGAGTATCGCCCTCCCTCACCTGGCTGTGGCCCGTGGCCAGTGATTTGGTTGGGGTGACTGTGTGCCAGGTGGTTTGGCTAGGGTGAATGAGGGTCATCAGATTTGGGGTCAATTACAATTGAATTAAATTCAAGGTCACTCAATTCAGGCAGTGGtttgagtaaaataaaaaaatataaaccttTGAATAAAATAGCTTCTCCTTTTTAGTTTATCGAGAAGTCAGTAAATACATAGATTTCCTTTTAGAATTATTGggatttcagtttacttcctaaaTAGACTGACTTCAATTcaaattgaccccaaacctgctaGACAGAGGAACAAACAAGGAGGAGGGGAACCTGAAACTGCCAGGCGCAGAATTTTCCACCGCACTCTCTGAGGTTGAGCACGTGAAGAGAACAAATCGTCTGCTGTGAGTTGATTCAGCATCTTTTATGGAAAGTGATGAAACTGTTTTCCCCCACAGGCTACAACGAGATCCAGTCTTATCAACAGCTGTGATTCTCGTTGTGGGTTTAGAGGTGAAAGGTGAAGACGTTTTGTCTGATATTCAACCTGTTATACATTTCTTTGAAGCTTACTAGACATATTGACACATTCAGAACAGAAGAGGTTAGGACAGGCCTTCTGTTGTGGACGATGTTACCTCAAGCTTGGAAGGACAGAATGAAGGATAGTGTATCTCCAAATCAAAtaggacaggtctctgacctgtcATTAGGGTTCAGGCTTGCATAGTTATTTAAGCCTGACAGGTACTGATGGGAAGGTATCCTATTTGGAGGAATGCTATTGAACGATCGCTTCTCCAAAGTCAACCTTCACTACGGGTCAAAGTTATTGTATAATAGTGTGTAGATCAACACACACTACGGCTGTGTAGTGATGACCTTTCATGTCATGAGACATACTGTGTTTATAATGTGacctgtgtgtgaccctgcatGGCGATTGTGCTCTGTTTCTTCAGACtggtatctctttctctccctaagGAGTGTACAGCTACGGCTCACCAACATGACCTTGATGACTTGATGGTTGTGCTGTCACTGTGCTAATACAACAATCTACGACATGTTCACGTGGTGGCGGGCGGAGGGCGACTAGAAAGCTGCGGGGATTATTACACAGCTGTTAGTATTGGACTCACGTAATAGATAGCTAACATATTAACTGCAGGCTATGTGGTGCAGGTGCTCTACAGTATATTGAAGTGCTACTTGCATTATGAGTAGTAATCTCAGTTGGACATATCAATTCATTTTTGATATGAACTGACCCTCCAGATTACTCTCTGCAACATATCTTATTTATGGGTATAGCCAATGCCTGACTCCTCGCAATCCAWCATCGGAAATAAGTCTGCCATATTCTATTTATTGGAACTATGGCCACTGTGACAACGATTCAGGTCAGGGACATTTATCCCTGAATGTTTTCTATGATGTATGACCTTAAACACTGCGTTattatataaacgcaacatgtaaagtgttggtcccatgtttcatgagctgaaataaaagatccacgAAATTTTCCAAACACACAAGAAGTTTGTTTCTCTCCTACTTTTTGCacaaagtacagatatccccataaactacttaagtagtactttaaagtattttcacttaagtactttacaccactgcacgcacacgcacacaaacataatGTTTTGTTTAAAAATAACATTCAATGCTCCTGCCTAATTgacttcagttagcttcacatgaTTCAACAGGGTCAGTATAGGAAGGCAAACGGCCTGTCTGTCCCTATACAACAGAGCTGGACGTTGTTATATAAATGCATGAGTAGACTAGCCTCTACGGGTTCGGTGTCCCTAAACCAGGatggttgttgctaacgtgcgctaatgtgactagaatgacgttgtaagtaacagccaactttccaggacttagacatgtcttatatgggccgaaagcttaaattcttgttaatctaactgcactgtcctatTTACAGTAGYtattacagtgaaaaaataccatgctattgtttgatttaagtgcacaacaacaaaacgcTTTTATCCCGGCAACtcgtttgatacattcacctctgaaggtaaataatgtacttacattcagtaattttgctctgatttgtcatcctgagtgTCTCAGAGATAAAaggtagcatagttttgtttgataaaatctatttttattaaatgtaggGATTGGGTTCTACATTTTGAACACCTGctgtttctctttattttctttGTGGTCTCATTGTTTTTTCAcatgtctgtcccaaatggcaccctagggctgattaaagtactgcactatatagggaatagggtgctatttgcgaCAGAGACCGTTTTCCCCCACAAGTAGACCcaaataatgttgctgctactctcttttatGACCGATAAAagattctggatatcagaacagagattactcacctcaaactggacaaagatttttttttaggaGTCTGACACGAAGGATATACTGTTTCTCGCCGACccgggcccaaatccccatcattcgcatgaagaaaagacggagatacAGGGGGCGCAGATCCGGgagccttgtgagaattcgtcagCGAGTGGGTAACCTGCCTCAACCATCCCTTCTCTTGGAAAATGTGCAATYactggagaataaactggatgagctccgttcgagatcatcctaccaacaggacataaaaaactgaaatatcttatgtttcaccgaatcatggctgaacgacgacacagataatatacagttggctgggatTTCCGTGCAtaggcaggacagaacagctacatccggtaagacgaggggtggtggtgtgtgtcRattttgtcaataacagctggtgcgcgatgtctaatattaaggaagtctcgaggtatttttcgcctgaggtagagtacctcatgataagctgtagaccataatATCTACTAAGAGAGATTTCCTCTATATTTTTcctagccgtctatttaccaccacaagccgttgctggcactaagaccacactcaacgagctgtatgccataagcaaacaagataaTGCTCATctagaagcggcgctcctagtggccgtccTTGTCAccggtggaaaagggcagtgtggagtgcgattgagattgtgtcatctgtggatctgttgggacggtacgccaattggagtgggtctagggtatacGAGAtaagggtgttgatgtgagccatgatcagcctttcaaaacacttcatggctaccggcgTGAgggctatggggcggtagtcatttaggtaggttaccttcgatttcttgggcacagggactatggttttctgcttgaaacatgaagGTATTTGTCgtagcaatttcctgtattactaaatgaggagagttacaaaccacacaccagtcagagttatctTAAACTtaatctttaattatatgagcttcaccatagccctttgactctcaatcaattcagtgtctataatgaattctgagagtccctacaGTCGAATACAAATATCTTTtaagccaagatacacccctctcaacttacatgacaaaccacaagaaccttcacaaagggccttttacttgagaaaggagtatcccatagccagatagcattagctatacaTTATCGTTCaatttggtctctaagacgaggttctaatatctcgttcctggtacttcatagtacaaaaacattacctcactatctggaatgctctttaggctttattggccaaagacatcgtaaatctcctctgtcagtgctatctcatagaggcccatcctcagtggaacactgaAACACAATAGTCAAACGATCTATTTTGTCGAATAAACAACCATTCTAATGCAATACAaagattataatataatctttCAAGCACTATACATAATctcgcaattttccacgacatatTACAGACTGAAAAtgtagtgaagacacttgccagttggtctgcgcatgccagttgctttgagtacacgtcctggttatccgtctggccccgaggccttgtgaatgttgacctgtttaaaggtcttgctcacatcagctgcggagagcgtgttcacacagtcgtccggaacagctggtgctttcatgcatgcttcagtgttgcttgcctcgaaccgagcataaaatgcatttagctcatctggtaggctagtgtcactgggcagctcacggctgggtttccctttgtagtcactgtggggacgacgtcgttgatgcacttattgatgaagccggtgactgaggtggtatactacTCAATACCANNNNNNNNNNNNNNNNNNNNNNNNNNNNNNNNNNNNNNNNNNNNNNNNNNNNNNNNNNNNNNNNNNNNNNNNNNNNNNNNNNNNNNNNNNNNNNNNNNNNNNNNNNNNNNNNNNNNNNNNNNNNNNNNNNNNNNNNNNNNNNNNNNNNNNNNNNNNNNNNNNNNNNNNNNNNNNNNNNNNNNNNNNNNNNNNNNNNNNNNNNNNNNNNNNNNNNNNNNNNNNNNNNNNNNNNNNNNNNNNNNNNNNNNNNNNNNNNNNNNNNNNNNNNNNNNNNNNNNNNNNNNNNNNNNNNNNNNNNNNNNNNNNNNNNNNNNNNNNNNNNNNNNNNNNNNNNNNNNNNNNNNNNNNNNNNNNNNNNNNNNNNNNNNNNNNNNNNNNNNNNNNNNNNNNNNNNNNNNNNNNNNNNNNNNNNNNNNNNNNNNNNNNNNNNNNNNNNNNNNNNNNNNNNNNNNNNNNNNNNNNNNNNNNNNNNNNNNNNNNNNNNNNNNNNNNNNNNNNNNNNNNNNNNNNNNNNNNNNNNNNNNNNNNNNNNNNNNNNNNNNNNNNNNNNNNNNNNNNNNNNNNNNNNNNNNNNNNNNNNNNNNNNNNNNNNNNNNNNNNNNNNNNNNNNNNNNNNNNNNNNNNNNNNNNNNNNNNNNNNNNNNNNNNNNNNNNNNNNNNNNNNNNNNNNNNNNNNNNNNNNNNNNNNNNNNNNNNNNNNNNNNNNNNNNNNNNNNNNNNNNNNNNNNNNNNNNNNNNNNNNNNNNNNNNNNNNNNNNNNNNNNNNNNNNNNNNNNNNNNNNNNNNNNNNNNNNNNNNNNNNNNNNNNNNNNNNNNNNNNNNNNNNNNNNNNNNNNNNNNNNNNNNNNNNNNNNNNNNNNNNNNNNNNNNNNNNNNNNNNNNNNNNNNNNNNNNNNNNNNNNNNNNNNNNNNNNNNNNNNNNNNNNNNNNNNNNNNNNNNNNNNNNNNNNNNNNNNNNNNNNNNNNNNgcgacgcagtgtgagtgagtggcttgctttacctgtctctcaattccccagacagtcaacccgacaacacgcccttcagggagaatcccctcggggtcggtagaagccacagaagaactaaagagacggataaggcatcaggcttggtgttcttatttccggacgataggaaatcacgaactcgaaacgagcgaaaaacaacgcccaacgagctgacgtgcattaagtcgtttggccgaacggatgtactcaaggtctatggtcagtccaaacgacaaaaggacggcgccccctccaaccactgtcgccattcgcctatggctaagcggatggcgagcagttgcggttacccacatcatagttgcgttccgatggcgacaggcgatgagaaaagtaagcgcaaggatggaccttatcgtcagactggaagcgctgagacaga from Salvelinus sp. IW2-2015 linkage group LG31, ASM291031v2, whole genome shotgun sequence includes the following:
- the LOC111955782 gene encoding G-protein coupled receptor 20, translated to MEILTSLVVNATPEDMNSTSNPQWGVPYLKKLAHLDEGLYQEFYGLWVTLMVVNTLMFVVGVVLNSLALYIFCLPSQISSAPVVYTINLAVADLLVALSLPARIALYHSGGGCLACSYFHTFSYFVNMYCSILFLTSICVDRYIAVVWAGAGRRWRSPGVAKGVSVGIWLFAVVVTYSFQTTALEIKATSCCRLTALFALSFLEFLLPLVVIVTFTLRVACALTDPRLMPQSQGRRARAVRLLVAVLVVFSICFMPFHARQALVYFRMGGDRAQQVLAYHATVTLSSLNSCLDPVVYCFVTDSFRSAMRRACRKGPGAGAGAEAEAERTSGGDVASGLRSSKGSGTAMAIAHSVATLTLTPCTLHQREMSA